From the genome of Vitis riparia cultivar Riparia Gloire de Montpellier isolate 1030 chromosome 2, EGFV_Vit.rip_1.0, whole genome shotgun sequence, one region includes:
- the LOC117905053 gene encoding bifunctional peptidase and (3S)-lysyl hydroxylase JMJD7, whose amino-acid sequence MKEVETLWEEVRELSLGKSGRVERLESPPTPLRFLREFVSPNKPCLISNATLHWPALSSWSHDDYLSRALSNDVVSLHLTPNGRADALVPAPSTSSSSLCFASPYVHRLLFPEALRLILSCGNANSSGTVAYAQQQNDCFRSEYSALAADCERHIPWASQALGCLPEAVNLWIGNHLSETSFHKDHYENLYAVVCGQKHFLLLPPTDVHRMYIRQYPAAHYSFSQDSGQLKLELDNPARNVPWCSVNPYPSPETKDAEISQFPLYFNGPKPLECTVKAGEILYLPSMWFHHVKQTPDSSGRTIAINYWYDMQFDIKYAYFNFLQSISYPSTCNLKLAGTECEDSGSDVCACLSKYAPVADVVRMSKDGEGE is encoded by the exons ATGAAAGAAGTAGAAACGCTGTGGGAAGAGGTCAGAGAACTGAGCCTGGGGAAGTCGGGGAGGGTGGAGCGGCTGGAATCGCCTCCGACTCCACTCCGCTTCCTGAGGGAATTCGTGTCGCCCAACAAGCCCTGTCTCATCTCCAACGCCACTCTCCACTGGCCCGCACTCTCCTCTTGGTCCCACGATGACTACCTCTCACGAGCCCTATCAAACGACGTCGTCTCCCTTCACCTCACCCCAAATGGGCGAGCCGACGCCCTTGTTCCGGCTCCTTCCACATCCTCTTCCTCCCTATGCTTCGCCTCCCCTTATGTCCACCGTCTGCTCTTCCCTGAAGCTTTGCGCCTCATCCTCTCTTGCGGGAATGCCAATTCTTCAGGGACCGTTGCGTACGCGCAGCAGCAGAACGATTGCTTCCGGAGCGAGTACTCTGCGCTAGCTGCGGACTGTGAGCGGCACATACCATGGGCCTCACAAGCCCTGGGTTGCCTCCCTGAAGCGGTCAACCTCTGGATTGGTAACCATCTATCTGAGACCTCCTTCCACAAGGATCATTACGAGAATCTCTATGCCGTTGTTTGTGGCCAAAAACATTTCCTCCTCCTTCCTCCCACCGATGTCCATCGCATGTACATTCGTCAATACCCTGCTGCACACTACTCCTTCTCCCAG GATTCTGGACAATTGAAACTGGAACTTGACAACCCCGCTAGAAACGTGCCTTGGTGCAGTGTGAATCCCTACCCTTCCCCAGAGACTAAAGATGCAGAAATCTCCCAATTTCCGTTATATTTTAATGGCCCCAAGCCGTTGGAGTGTACAGTCAAGGCTGGGGAGATTCTTTACTT GCCAAGTATGTGGTTTCATCATGTTAAACAGACTCCAGACAGCAGTGGACGCACCATTGCTATAAATTATT GGTATGATATGCAGTTTGATATCAAATATGCCTACTTCAACTTCCTGCAGTCAATTTCATACCCATCAACTTGTAATCTGAAGTTGGCAGGAACAGAATGTGAGGATTCTGGTTCTGATGTGTGTGCATGTCTTTCAAAATATGCACCAGTCGCTGATGTTGTAAGGATGAGTAAAGATGGTGAAGGTGAATAA
- the LOC117905045 gene encoding pentatricopeptide repeat-containing protein At1g31790, with product MVIFLGFCKLVIQPIFLSMEIESHWHYQKAGFHAAPCDKYKISNVSSHCIQFRLPMPKPQAHHPGTITIIQPPKINSTAFNDDDDDDYDCKGSNKKKKKKSNSNATPTTSTPTDILRLMDGLGLPIPPDIYASLIKESSTTGDATQATQLHAHINRSGLPLSSALLNRILLMYVSCGLIHTARHMFDKMNVLNKNSISWAIMLAAYMDNGFYEEAIFLFVQMMELHSTIMLELPAWIFICVLKACVHTMNLTLGKQVHGWLLKVGYATNLFLSCYLISFYGKFRCLDDADFVFDQTSERNTVIWTAKMVNKCQGEYMHEALVAFTEMGRAGVKRNEFTYSSVLRACGRMKDHGRCGRLIHASTIKLGLESDIYVQCGLVDMYGKCGLLIEARRVFETVSDTNKTNIVCWNAMLTGYIRHGLYIEAIKFLYQMKAAGIQPQESLLNELRIACGSTTLENKTDGMQI from the coding sequence ATGGTGATCTTTTTGGGATTTTGCAAGTTGGTGATTCAACCCATCTTCTTGTCAATGGAAATTGAATCACACTGGCATTACCAAAAAGCAGGCTTCCATGCTGCTCCTTGCGACAAATACAAGATTAGCAACGTCAGTAGCCACTGCATTCAATTCCGACTGCCGATGCCCAAACCACAAGCCCATCATCCAGGGACTATAACGATAATACAACCCCCTAAAATCAACTCCACTGCAttcaatgatgatgatgatgatgattatgaTTGCAAGGGCagcaataagaagaagaagaagaagagcaatAGTAATGCCACCCCCACTACTTCAACACCTACAGACATCTTACGCTTGATGGATGGGCTTGGCCTTCCCATCCCTCCAGATATCTACGCTTCTCTCATCAAAGAAAGCTCCACCACGGGCGACGCCACACAAGCTACCCAATTGCATGCTCACATCAACAGGAGCGGCCTCCCACTCAGCTCAGCTTTGCTTAACCGAATCTTGCTCATGTACGTTTCATGCGGTCTCATCCACACTGCCCGTcacatgtttgataaaatgaaCGTCCTCAACAAGAATTCCATTTCTTGGGCTATCATGCTCGCTGCTTATATGGACAATGGTTTTTATGAAGAAGCTATATTTTTGTTTGTGCAAATGATGGAGCTTCATAGCACCATCATGCTCGAACTCCCCGCATGGATTTTTATCTGCGTTCTCAAGGCATGCGTCCACACCATGAACTTGACACTGGGGAAGCAAGTCCATGGATGGTTACTAAAGGTGGGTTATGCGACCAATTTGTTTCTCAGTTGCTACTTAATCAGCTTCTATGGGAAATTCAGATGCCTGGATGATGCTGATTTTGTCTTTGATCAAACCTCAGAGCGTAATACTGTGATTTGGACTGCCAAGATGGTCAACAAGTGTCAGGGAGAGTATATGCATGAGGCGCTTGTTGCCTTTACAGAGATGGGGAGGGCCGGAGTAAAGAGGAACGAGTTCACATATTCCAGTGTTCTTAGGGCTTGTGGAAGGATGAAGGACCATGGGCGTTGCGGTCGACTGATCCATGCCAGTACAATCAAGCTTGGTTTGGAGTCAGATATATACGTGCAGTGTGGGTTGGTTGACATGTATGGAAAATGTGGGCTACTGATAGAAGCGAGAAGGGTTTTTGAGACTGTGAGTGACACCAACAAGACAAACATTGTGTGTTGGAATGCCATGCTTACTGGATACATAAGGCATGGGTTGTATATTGAGGCAATCAAATTTCTTTATCAGATGAAGGCAGCTGGAATTCAACCCCAAGAATCACTCCTTAATGAGCTCAGGATTGCTTGTGGGAGTACTACTCTTGAAAACAAGACTGATGGAATGCAGATATAA